In a genomic window of bacterium:
- a CDS encoding SDR family NAD(P)-dependent oxidoreductase, with protein sequence MAMTSDKRTALVTGGNRGIGLEVCAQLARKGLDVILAARNPTLGKKAMDQLERRGLPVALITLDVTDPRSIDRALARLERQGIAIDVLVNNAGVYPQGTALSSPEAHFRETLETHFFGPLRLSRALIRGMQRRKYGRIVNVSSGSGSFGEGLEGPAAYCISKAAMNALTFKLAEAAGPHIKINALCPGWVRTRMGGPRATRSVVKGAETIIWLATLPEDGPTGKFWRDKKEIPW encoded by the coding sequence ATGGCCATGACAAGTGACAAACGGACCGCCCTCGTCACCGGCGGCAACCGCGGCATCGGACTGGAGGTGTGCGCACAGCTGGCCCGGAAGGGACTGGATGTCATCCTCGCGGCGCGCAATCCCACCCTCGGCAAGAAGGCGATGGACCAGCTGGAACGACGCGGCTTGCCGGTGGCGTTGATCACCCTCGATGTGACCGACCCGCGCAGCATCGACCGTGCGCTGGCCCGGCTGGAGCGTCAGGGGATCGCGATCGATGTGCTGGTCAACAACGCCGGGGTCTATCCGCAGGGCACCGCGCTCAGCTCGCCGGAGGCGCATTTCCGCGAGACCCTGGAGACGCACTTCTTCGGGCCGTTGCGCCTGTCGCGCGCCCTCATCCGGGGAATGCAGAGGCGGAAGTACGGACGGATTGTCAATGTCTCCTCCGGCTCCGGCTCCTTTGGCGAAGGGCTGGAGGGACCGGCGGCGTACTGCATTTCAAAAGCGGCAATGAACGCCCTCACGTTCAAACTGGCGGAGGCGGCGGGGCCTCACATCAAGATCAACGCGCTCTGCCCCGGGTGGGTGCGCACGCGCATGGGTGGACCGAGGGCGACACGGAGTGTGGTCAAGGGCGCCGAAACCATCATCTGGCTGGCCACACTGCCGGAGGATGGGCCGACCGGCAAGTTCTGGCGGGATAAGAAAGAGATTCCGTGGTGA
- the folK gene encoding 2-amino-4-hydroxy-6-hydroxymethyldihydropteridine diphosphokinase — translation MMEPAHPCFRPSRVFVGAGSNLGDRMGCIAEAAHRLQDTAGIRTLRCAPIYETRPVGPAGPDNFFNTVFALEVCLSPVQLLAVLQEIEIALGRSPAPAGAKAGARIGARTIDLDILLYDDLVFQNDALVVPHPFMHQREFVLRPLCDLDAEQTHPELGLSMRELLAALPPSDQILGVVAGALPTTYAPRT, via the coding sequence ATGATGGAGCCCGCCCACCCCTGCTTCCGGCCCAGCCGTGTCTTCGTCGGCGCCGGCTCCAATCTCGGCGACCGCATGGGATGCATCGCTGAAGCGGCGCACCGTCTGCAGGACACCGCCGGCATCCGCACACTGCGCTGTGCCCCGATCTACGAGACACGCCCGGTCGGACCGGCCGGACCGGACAACTTCTTCAACACCGTCTTCGCTCTGGAGGTCTGCCTCTCCCCGGTGCAATTGCTGGCGGTCCTGCAGGAGATCGAGATCGCGCTGGGGCGCTCCCCCGCTCCGGCCGGGGCAAAGGCCGGCGCACGGATCGGTGCGCGCACCATCGACCTCGACATCCTGCTGTATGATGATCTGGTCTTCCAGAACGATGCGCTGGTCGTGCCGCATCCCTTCATGCACCAGCGCGAGTTTGTTCTGCGCCCCCTCTGCGACCTGGACGCCGAACAAACCCATCCGGAGCTGGGGCTGTCGATGCGGGAACTGCTTGCGGCGCTGCCGCCGTCTGACCAGATTCTCGGCGTGGTGGCCGGCGCCTTGCCAACGACGTACGCGCCCCGGACCTGA
- a CDS encoding vitamin B12-dependent ribonucleotide reductase yields the protein MFEQTPMLAENAVRVLERRYLIKDGDGRIVETPTELFWRVANAIAAADANYGASEAEVKRTAERFYRAMAACEFMPNSPTLMNAGRPLGQLSACFVLPVGDSMEEIFESIKNAALIHKSGGGTGFAFSRLRPRNSVVASTSGVASGPVSFMKVFNAATEAVKQGGTRRGANMGILRVDHPDIEEFIACKDDLTQVTNFNISVAVTDEFMEAVERGVPYNLYDPRTRRPYIKDGQPVTLDARKVFNSIVEHAWRTGEPGVVFIDRMNQGNPTHRIEEIEATNPCGEQPLPPYDSCNLASINLGRVVKDELPHTYDRRRPAEGIDWDKLTQLVHMGVHFLDNVIDANKYPIPEIAEQTRRNRRIGLGVMGWADMLARLGVRYDSEEAFELGDKVMAHVQSEARLHSSDLAATRGKFPNWEGSIYADEGIAMRNCTVTTVAPTGTISIIAGCSSGIEPFYAISFVRNVMEGTRLVDVNPLFEQVAKERGFYSQELMERIANANSIRDFDEIPEDVKDVFVTAADIAPESHIRMQAVFQKHCDSAVSKTINMPQNATRDDVQTAYWQAFRSRCKGVTIYRDGSRPGQVLSTGATPEKARTTEQVGAFTSKKELSEVEQMKGLLGPEPCDIQSVPPAVSTETAKPAAAPRATQGASYPEPEDRPETLTGFTEKIKTGYGNLYITVNMHNGRPFEVFASIGKSGYSTMADTEAICRLISLALRSGIPLLQIVRQLQGIGGSQPVFERRGLVFSIPDAIAKVLSDHFVHSGGKKGNGRGDTRDISKEHCPDCGGMLEHEEGCVLCRGCGYSQC from the coding sequence ATGTTCGAGCAAACACCGATGCTGGCCGAAAACGCCGTACGGGTGCTGGAGCGCCGCTATCTCATCAAGGATGGGGATGGCCGCATTGTCGAGACGCCGACCGAGCTGTTCTGGCGTGTCGCCAATGCGATTGCCGCTGCCGACGCCAATTACGGCGCCAGTGAGGCGGAAGTGAAACGGACCGCCGAGCGATTCTACCGGGCGATGGCCGCCTGCGAGTTCATGCCGAACTCGCCGACGCTGATGAATGCCGGGCGTCCGTTGGGGCAGTTGTCGGCCTGTTTTGTGTTGCCGGTCGGCGACTCGATGGAAGAAATCTTCGAATCGATCAAGAACGCCGCGCTGATCCACAAGTCCGGCGGCGGGACCGGGTTTGCCTTCTCGCGGTTGCGTCCGCGCAACTCCGTGGTGGCCTCAACCTCCGGTGTCGCCTCCGGGCCGGTGTCGTTCATGAAGGTGTTCAACGCCGCCACCGAGGCGGTCAAGCAGGGCGGGACACGCCGCGGCGCCAACATGGGCATTCTGCGTGTCGACCATCCCGACATCGAGGAGTTCATCGCCTGCAAAGACGACCTGACGCAAGTGACGAACTTCAACATCTCGGTGGCGGTCACCGACGAGTTCATGGAGGCGGTCGAGCGCGGGGTCCCCTACAACCTCTATGACCCGCGCACCCGTCGGCCCTACATCAAGGACGGCCAGCCGGTGACGCTCGATGCGCGCAAGGTGTTCAACTCGATTGTCGAGCACGCCTGGCGCACCGGCGAGCCGGGGGTGGTGTTCATCGACCGGATGAACCAGGGCAACCCGACCCATCGCATCGAGGAGATCGAGGCGACCAATCCCTGCGGCGAGCAGCCGTTGCCGCCCTATGACTCCTGCAACCTGGCCTCGATCAATCTGGGCAGAGTGGTGAAGGATGAGCTGCCGCACACCTATGACCGGCGCCGTCCGGCCGAAGGCATCGATTGGGACAAGCTGACCCAATTGGTGCACATGGGCGTGCATTTCCTCGATAACGTGATTGATGCCAACAAGTACCCGATTCCGGAGATTGCCGAGCAGACCCGTCGCAACCGCCGCATCGGGCTGGGGGTCATGGGCTGGGCCGATATGCTGGCCCGGCTTGGTGTGCGCTACGACTCCGAAGAAGCCTTCGAGCTGGGCGACAAGGTGATGGCGCACGTGCAGTCCGAGGCGCGTCTGCATTCCTCGGATCTGGCGGCCACCCGCGGCAAGTTCCCGAACTGGGAGGGATCGATCTACGCCGACGAGGGGATTGCGATGCGCAACTGCACCGTGACCACGGTGGCGCCGACGGGGACGATTTCGATCATCGCCGGCTGCTCCTCGGGGATCGAGCCGTTCTATGCGATCTCGTTTGTGCGCAACGTGATGGAGGGCACGCGCCTGGTCGATGTCAACCCGCTGTTCGAGCAGGTGGCCAAGGAGCGCGGGTTCTACTCGCAGGAGTTGATGGAGCGGATCGCCAATGCCAATTCGATCCGCGACTTCGACGAGATTCCCGAGGATGTGAAGGATGTGTTCGTGACCGCGGCCGACATCGCGCCCGAGTCGCACATCCGCATGCAGGCGGTCTTCCAGAAGCACTGCGATTCGGCGGTGTCGAAGACGATCAACATGCCGCAGAATGCGACGCGCGACGATGTGCAGACGGCGTACTGGCAGGCGTTCCGTTCGCGCTGCAAGGGCGTGACCATCTACCGCGATGGATCCCGTCCGGGGCAGGTGCTGTCCACCGGCGCTACGCCCGAAAAGGCGCGCACGACCGAGCAGGTGGGGGCATTCACATCGAAAAAGGAGTTGAGCGAGGTGGAGCAGATGAAGGGCCTGCTTGGTCCCGAACCGTGCGATATCCAGTCGGTGCCGCCGGCGGTGTCCACCGAAACGGCGAAGCCGGCCGCCGCGCCGCGCGCGACGCAGGGCGCCAGTTACCCCGAGCCCGAAGACCGTCCCGAAACGCTCACCGGGTTCACCGAGAAGATCAAGACCGGGTACGGGAACCTCTACATTACCGTCAACATGCACAACGGCCGTCCGTTTGAGGTCTTTGCCTCGATCGGCAAGTCGGGGTATTCGACCATGGCCGACACCGAGGCGATCTGCCGGCTGATTTCCCTGGCGCTGCGGTCGGGGATTCCGCTCCTGCAAATTGTGCGCCAATTGCAGGGAATTGGCGGCTCGCAGCCGGTTTTTGAGCGCCGCGGACTCGTTTTTTCCATTCCGGATGCCATTGCCAAGGTGTTGTCGGACCATTTCGTCCACTCCGGTGGCAAGAAAGGCAACGGCCGCGGCGACACGCGCGACATTTCCAAGGAACATTGTCCGGATTGCGGCGGGATGCTGGAGCACGAAGAAGGTTGCGTCCTGTGCCGCGGTTGCGGATATTCCCAGTGCTAG
- a CDS encoding aminotransferase class I/II-fold pyridoxal phosphate-dependent enzyme, protein MSIGRRIFLDRTDRLQRLAVPSQDLARIAGRLRRRGVEIIDLSRVAVGNPISAMGIDVAGWQPATPEQLAALREAAAHWYEHRFGVTLDPESEITFVPNAVIGMTLLSLSFVEAGDMALLPDPGAAFYRGAIVMAGGGAVPYHLSDANAYRPRFAALAERLVGRTRLIVLSYPHNPTAAQADDALFAEAVAFARKHQTLVVSDAAFAFPYDAQTRPPSFLSASYATGVGVEIAALDTNFGRSDLPLALLAGNREAVSAVAFLTEAGRWSLPQGMVSAACRLLLQGDAPIRARLERLAPSHRLLREMMSELDWEPSAATISPYLWVRVRARVGAEAFCRRLLRRTGVLVAPGTDFGEGGEGYIRVTIPEDTALAQKVVDRWRRHVRIYQRRLPRPRHIGARLRRQPEEE, encoded by the coding sequence GTGAGCATTGGACGACGCATCTTTCTGGATCGGACCGACCGTCTGCAGCGACTGGCGGTCCCCTCGCAGGACCTGGCACGCATCGCCGGGCGGTTACGCCGCCGTGGCGTCGAGATTATCGATCTGTCGCGTGTCGCCGTCGGCAATCCAATCAGCGCGATGGGAATTGATGTTGCCGGATGGCAACCGGCCACACCGGAGCAACTCGCCGCGCTGCGGGAGGCGGCCGCGCACTGGTACGAGCATCGTTTCGGCGTCACGCTCGACCCCGAATCCGAGATCACCTTCGTTCCCAATGCCGTCATCGGCATGACGCTGCTCTCGCTGTCGTTTGTCGAGGCGGGGGACATGGCGTTGCTGCCCGATCCGGGCGCGGCGTTTTACCGCGGCGCCATCGTGATGGCCGGCGGCGGCGCGGTTCCCTACCATTTGAGCGACGCCAACGCCTACCGCCCGCGTTTCGCCGCGCTGGCCGAACGGCTGGTCGGACGGACCCGGTTGATTGTGCTGTCCTATCCGCACAACCCCACCGCCGCCCAGGCCGATGATGCGTTGTTCGCCGAAGCGGTGGCCTTCGCGCGCAAGCACCAGACTCTGGTTGTCTCCGATGCCGCCTTTGCCTTCCCCTATGACGCGCAGACACGGCCCCCGTCGTTTCTGTCGGCGTCGTACGCCACCGGCGTCGGCGTCGAAATCGCCGCGCTCGACACCAATTTCGGCCGTTCTGACTTGCCGCTGGCGTTGTTGGCCGGCAATCGTGAGGCGGTCTCGGCGGTCGCCTTCCTGACCGAAGCGGGGCGCTGGTCGTTGCCGCAGGGAATGGTAAGCGCCGCCTGTCGGTTGCTGCTTCAGGGGGATGCGCCGATCCGCGCGCGGCTTGAGCGACTGGCGCCATCGCATCGCCTGCTCCGCGAGATGATGAGCGAACTGGACTGGGAGCCATCGGCGGCGACGATCTCCCCCTATCTCTGGGTGCGGGTGCGCGCCCGGGTGGGAGCCGAGGCCTTCTGCCGCCGGCTTTTGCGCCGCACCGGCGTCCTCGTTGCGCCGGGCACCGATTTCGGCGAAGGCGGCGAAGGGTACATCCGCGTCACCATTCCCGAGGACACGGCGCTGGCGCAGAAGGTCGTCGACCGCTGGCGCCGCCATGTCCGCATCTATCAGCGCCGCCTGCCGCGCCCGCGCCACATCGGCGCGCGTCTGCGCCGTCAACCCGAAGAGGAATAG
- the panB gene encoding 3-methyl-2-oxobutanoate hydroxymethyltransferase → MSTVSPRQAGIAAGKAKGMLSDKPVTVTDIVRMKKAGHPIAMLTAYDYFTARFLDECGLDGVLVGDSANMVFYGEETTLSITVDQMIYHTRAVARAVRHALVIADMPFMSYQVSADEALRNAGRFLKEAGAAAVKLEGGLPMAPTVKRLIEAGIPVMGHIGLVPQSVHRFGGYSVQGKSDEGRQYLMESAQALAEAGCFSIVLESIPAGLAAEISQAIEIPTIGIGAGVGCDGQILVTNDLLGLFPDFRPKFVRRYAELSTAMKDAFTRYRDDVRARRFPGPDESY, encoded by the coding sequence ATGTCGACTGTATCACCGCGACAGGCGGGAATCGCCGCCGGCAAGGCAAAGGGCATGTTGAGCGACAAGCCGGTCACCGTGACCGATATCGTGCGCATGAAGAAAGCCGGGCATCCGATCGCGATGCTGACCGCCTATGATTATTTCACGGCGCGTTTCCTCGATGAATGCGGCCTGGACGGTGTCCTCGTCGGCGATTCGGCCAACATGGTCTTCTATGGCGAGGAGACCACGCTTTCGATCACGGTCGATCAGATGATCTACCATACCCGCGCCGTGGCGCGCGCGGTCCGGCATGCGCTGGTCATCGCCGACATGCCCTTTATGTCCTACCAGGTGAGTGCCGACGAGGCGTTGCGCAATGCCGGGCGTTTCCTCAAGGAAGCCGGAGCGGCCGCGGTCAAACTCGAGGGCGGGTTGCCCATGGCGCCGACGGTCAAGCGCCTAATCGAGGCCGGCATCCCGGTCATGGGCCACATCGGCTTGGTGCCGCAGTCGGTGCACCGGTTCGGCGGCTATTCGGTTCAGGGGAAATCCGATGAGGGGCGTCAGTACCTCATGGAGTCGGCGCAGGCGCTGGCCGAGGCCGGCTGCTTTTCCATCGTGCTGGAGAGTATTCCGGCGGGTCTGGCCGCGGAGATCAGCCAGGCCATCGAAATTCCCACCATCGGTATCGGCGCGGGAGTCGGATGCGACGGCCAAATCCTCGTCACCAATGATCTCCTTGGGCTCTTCCCCGATTTTCGTCCGAAGTTTGTGCGGCGGTATGCGGAGTTGTCGACGGCGATGAAGGACGCCTTCACGCGCTACCGCGACGATGTCCGCGCGCGCAGATTCCCCGGTCCGGACGAATCGTATTAG
- a CDS encoding class II aldolase/adducin family protein, whose protein sequence is MVQVARSTFALRREMVDIGRRLYDRGLVVAAEGNLSARLPDGNILITPAGFCKGRMNPEDMVVITPEGKKTQGGNRPSTEYGMHLTVMRRRPDVMAAVHAHPPYATAFAVAGIPLADCILPEVVATLGAVPLAEYATPSTPQVGASIEGYLDKFDAFLLKNHGVLTLGPDLESAFRKMETVERFAMIVHLARSLGAVDELTCKQVDELLALSQNLHSRFAGAAAPVCGRCQVGTTSGTDGKSPGYGG, encoded by the coding sequence ATGGTTCAAGTTGCAAGATCGACTTTTGCCCTGCGCCGCGAGATGGTCGACATCGGCCGTCGCCTCTACGACCGCGGGCTGGTGGTCGCCGCGGAGGGGAACCTGTCCGCCCGTCTGCCCGACGGCAACATCCTCATCACGCCGGCGGGATTCTGCAAAGGACGCATGAACCCTGAGGACATGGTTGTCATCACGCCCGAAGGGAAAAAGACCCAGGGCGGCAACCGCCCCAGCACCGAATACGGCATGCATCTGACCGTGATGCGCAGGCGCCCCGATGTCATGGCGGCGGTGCATGCCCATCCGCCGTATGCCACGGCCTTCGCCGTCGCCGGCATCCCGTTGGCCGATTGCATCCTTCCCGAAGTGGTGGCCACGCTCGGCGCCGTGCCGCTGGCCGAGTATGCCACGCCGTCGACCCCGCAGGTGGGCGCGTCGATCGAGGGATATCTCGATAAGTTCGATGCCTTTCTTTTGAAGAATCACGGCGTATTAACACTGGGGCCCGACCTGGAGTCGGCATTCCGTAAGATGGAGACCGTCGAGCGCTTCGCGATGATCGTGCATCTGGCCCGCAGCCTCGGCGCGGTGGATGAATTGACGTGCAAGCAGGTCGATGAACTCCTGGCCTTGTCGCAGAACCTGCACTCGCGGTTTGCCGGCGCCGCCGCTCCGGTCTGCGGACGCTGCCAAGTGGGTACCACGTCGGGGACGGACGGAAAATCGCCGGGATATGGCGGCTGA
- a CDS encoding TIGR00300 family protein: MSRFSTTVKAEGHLVDSGTLSEAMDQIVRRGGTFTVREFKLGATNTEVSRVALEVSADSERTLHAVINNLVDLGFYTDTVARLALKRAPKDGAAPEGFYSTTNHATEIHLAGRWRRVARQRMDACVVVSADGRHAECRKLRDVKKGEWIVCGHDGIRIIPEFKDRARSDFGFMASDVSSEKKVEWVVSHLTRWIREREGKLIVVAGPVVIHTGGVEPLSRIIAGGWVDALLAGNALAVHDVERALYGTSLGINTDTGVPVEHGHQHHMRAINAIRLAGDLKRAVRKGVLRAGLMHALIKHKVPYVLAGSIRDDGPLPDVITDMNAAQEAYAKHLEGAEIVLMLSSMLHSIGVGNMLPSWVKTVCVDINPSVVTKLADRGSHQAIGCVTDVGLFLHLLADQLRTK; the protein is encoded by the coding sequence ATGAGCCGATTTTCGACGACCGTCAAAGCCGAAGGCCACCTGGTCGATTCCGGCACCCTGTCCGAGGCGATGGATCAGATTGTCCGCCGCGGCGGCACCTTCACCGTGCGCGAATTCAAACTGGGGGCGACCAACACCGAGGTCAGCCGCGTGGCGTTGGAAGTGAGCGCCGACAGCGAGAGAACGCTGCACGCGGTGATCAACAATCTGGTCGATCTCGGTTTTTACACGGACACGGTGGCGCGTCTGGCGCTCAAGCGGGCGCCCAAGGACGGCGCCGCGCCCGAGGGGTTCTATTCCACAACCAACCATGCGACCGAAATCCATCTGGCCGGCCGCTGGCGACGGGTGGCGCGTCAGCGGATGGATGCCTGCGTGGTCGTGTCGGCAGACGGGCGGCATGCCGAATGCCGCAAGCTGCGCGATGTGAAAAAGGGGGAGTGGATCGTCTGCGGGCATGACGGCATTCGCATCATCCCGGAATTCAAGGACCGCGCCCGTTCGGATTTCGGCTTCATGGCCAGCGACGTGTCATCGGAAAAGAAGGTCGAGTGGGTGGTGAGCCACCTCACCCGCTGGATCCGCGAACGCGAAGGCAAATTGATCGTCGTGGCCGGGCCGGTGGTGATCCACACCGGCGGTGTCGAGCCGCTGTCGCGCATCATCGCCGGTGGCTGGGTCGACGCCCTCCTGGCCGGCAACGCGCTGGCGGTGCATGATGTCGAGCGCGCTCTCTATGGCACCTCGCTGGGGATCAACACCGACACCGGCGTGCCGGTTGAGCACGGCCACCAGCATCACATGCGCGCCATCAATGCGATCCGTCTGGCCGGCGACCTGAAACGGGCGGTGCGCAAGGGGGTGCTGCGCGCGGGCCTCATGCACGCCCTGATTAAACACAAGGTCCCCTATGTGCTGGCCGGGTCGATCCGCGATGATGGCCCGCTGCCCGATGTCATCACCGACATGAACGCGGCCCAGGAGGCCTACGCGAAGCATCTCGAGGGCGCCGAGATTGTCCTGATGCTCTCTTCAATGCTGCATTCGATCGGTGTGGGCAACATGCTGCCCTCGTGGGTAAAGACCGTCTGCGTCGACATCAACCCCTCGGTCGTCACTAAACTGGCCGACCGCGGCTCGCACCAGGCGATCGGCTGCGTGACCGACGTGGGACTGTTCCTGCACCTGCTGGCGGATCAACTGCGAACGAAATAG
- the folB gene encoding dihydroneopterin aldolase → MATIRLHNMTFYGYHGVSKAERETGRRFEVDCELDIDIARAARSDKLADTKNYTRVYAVVEEIVGRNRFNLLETVATRIATKLLADFKPKRVVVRVRKRIPPIPGNLDYIEVEYDSAHDKPVAPRQRKGS, encoded by the coding sequence GTGGCCACCATCCGCCTGCACAACATGACCTTCTACGGCTACCACGGCGTCTCGAAGGCCGAACGCGAAACCGGGCGCCGTTTCGAGGTCGATTGCGAGCTGGACATCGACATCGCCCGCGCCGCCCGCAGTGACAAACTAGCCGACACCAAGAACTACACCCGCGTCTACGCGGTGGTGGAGGAGATTGTCGGGCGCAACCGCTTCAACCTCCTCGAGACCGTGGCCACACGAATCGCCACCAAGCTGCTCGCTGATTTCAAGCCGAAGCGGGTGGTCGTGCGGGTGCGCAAGCGCATCCCGCCGATTCCCGGCAACCTCGATTACATCGAAGTCGAATACGATTCGGCGCATGACAAGCCCGTCGCGCCCCGTCAGCGCAAAGGGTCATGA
- a CDS encoding DMT family transporter — protein sequence PPITVAFYRMVTATLAIGGIVIARGGRDLVGIDKQAFWRSVAAGVLLAVHFATWITSLDYTSVANSVIIVTTQPIWAALLGIWYLRERVHAATFMAIGLALVGVVIISGGNPEPGGTKGDLLALVGAVMASSYMVVGRQVRRTVSTLGYVLVAYGTAAVALGFFAVLIDTPLSGLPETSWFWIIVAGLGPSVIGHTLYNRSLREFSAHAVATTILGGETLVATVLAALVLSEFPSPWAYLGAIPIAIGVVWTLRLERNRVLVEEA from the coding sequence CCCCGCCGATCACCGTGGCCTTCTACCGCATGGTCACCGCCACGCTGGCCATCGGCGGGATTGTGATTGCGCGCGGCGGACGCGACCTGGTCGGCATTGATAAGCAGGCGTTTTGGCGTTCGGTCGCCGCCGGTGTGCTGCTGGCGGTGCATTTTGCGACTTGGATCACTTCGTTGGACTACACATCGGTGGCCAATTCGGTCATCATCGTCACCACCCAGCCGATCTGGGCCGCGCTCCTCGGCATCTGGTACCTGCGCGAGCGCGTGCATGCGGCGACCTTCATGGCCATCGGCCTGGCGTTGGTCGGTGTTGTCATCATTTCCGGCGGCAATCCTGAACCGGGCGGGACAAAAGGCGATCTTTTGGCGTTGGTCGGCGCCGTCATGGCATCATCCTACATGGTGGTCGGCCGCCAGGTGCGCCGTACGGTCTCGACGCTTGGATATGTGCTGGTCGCCTATGGCACCGCGGCTGTCGCGCTGGGGTTCTTCGCCGTCCTTATCGACACGCCGCTGTCCGGGTTGCCGGAGACATCCTGGTTCTGGATCATCGTCGCCGGATTGGGGCCCTCGGTGATCGGGCACACGCTTTACAACCGATCATTGCGCGAGTTTTCGGCGCATGCGGTGGCGACCACGATCCTGGGCGGAGAGACTCTGGTAGCCACCGTCCTGGCCGCGCTGGTCCTGTCGGAATTTCCAAGCCCGTGGGCGTATCTCGGCGCCATTCCGATCGCGATTGGCGTCGTGTGGACCTTGCGCCTGGAGCGCAATCGCGTGTTGGTGGAAGAGGCGTAG